Below is a window of Leuconostoc gasicomitatum LMG 18811 DNA.
AATACAGTGACAAGATCATGATATGTATTTTTCCACACAAAGTGGCTTGTGCTCTCCCCTGCTAATCTTAAAATACCAATTTTTTTAAAGGCAGCAATATAATCAGCCAGTAACAAAGCAATAAAGCTAAATATCAGCACAATAATGGCTAGTAGTGTTTGTGGTACAAGTACCAATTGTTTTAAAACAATCAGCTGTTGATTTGTTTTAAAAACTTGGGTATTATTACCTGTTTTGTTGAGTAAATTAACTAATTGTTCTGCTGACAAATTTTTTCCGATAATGACATAAACCACTGTATCCGGACTTTTTTTTATCAACGCCGTATGGGTTTGCTCTGGTAAATTTTTAGGTAATTGACCAGTGCCAATTTTTTGATATGTATTAATTAGTTGACCAGTTTTGTTTTTAGGCGTCACCACAATTTGCTTGGCAATGAGTACCTGTTTTGCTTTAGCAATTTTTTGCAAGTCATCTTGTAAATTCAATGTGGCTTGATTAACTGCAATGACTTCTCGGTTCCCACCGAACATCTCACTCTGGTAAGTTTTGACAAAACGCACGCTAATGATTGTAACCAAAATAATTGCAATCAATATAAATACTTGTTTAAGCTTTTTGTACATAATTTAACCTTCCCCAATCAGGTTTTTTATTGACAGACAGAAATACGTGAGCATCTAAAAAATTAGGTGCTCACGTATTTTGTTTGTCTATTTATTACAATGCAACGTTATGATGTACTGTTTGGACATCTTCATCTGATTCAAGGACATCAATCAATTTTTCAAATGTTGCTAAGTCATCCCCCTCAAGCGCCATTTCTGCTTGTGGTAACATTGATATCTCTGTCGTTGAAAATTCTGACACGCCACTTTGACGTAGCACTTCAATGGTCCTATGTAAGTCACTTGGTTCAGTATACACAACAATTTGGTCATCTTGTTGCTCTGCATCACGAACATCCACGTCAGCATCTAATAGTGTTTCTAAAATGCTATCTGCGTCATTGCCCTCAAAAACAATGACGCCTGTTTCATCAAACAAATAACTCACTGATCCAGCTGCGCCATATGTACCACCGTTTTTATTAAATTCAGTCCGTACGTTTGTCGCTGTACGATTAACGTTTGATGTTAATGTATCAACAATAATTAATGAACCATTGGGACCAAATCCTTCATAACGCCCTTCAATAAATGTCTCATCACCAGAACCACTTACCTTCTCAAGTGCGCGTTCAATAACATGTTTTGGTACTTGTGCTTGCTTGGCACGATCAATGACAAACTTTAAATTTGAATTTGCTTCTGGGTCAATACTACCCCCTTGCTTGGCAGCAACATAAATTTCTATCCCATACTTACTATTAACTTTGGCCGCAGCACCGTCTGTCTGCGCCTTTTTCATTTTAATATTTTCCCACTTACGTCCCATGCTCTCACCTCATTTAATATTTTATTTCTTTTATCATTATAACGGTTTCAAAACACTTTGCACCAAAAAATAAGTTTATTTTATGACGCGATACATACCAGGTTTTAGATCGCCAATATGGTAGGCATCAATATGCGTTCTAATTAATCGTAACGTTGGTATTCCAACTGCTGCAGTCATACGACGAACTTGACGATTTCGCCCCTCTTTAATCTTAATTTGAAGAAAACTGGTAGGTTGATTTTGACGTACGCGAATCGGCTTTTCTCTTTCCCACAACCATTTTGGATACGGGATACGTTTAACTTTTGCTGGCAATGTCATCCCATCTTTTAGTTCAATGCCCTGTTCTAGTGCTTTCAACTGTGCTTTAGTTGGTATGCCCTCAACTTGAACAACATAGGTTTTATAGGCTTTATTTTCAGGATCAGTTAAATCATGATTAAGTTTACCGCTATCTGTTAAAAGCAATAAGCCCTCACTGTCCATGTCTAACCGACCAGCAGCATAGACACGCGGGATATCAATATAATCAGCCAATGTTGGTCTACCATCAGGATCCGTGAATTTAGTTAAAACATTATAAGGTTTGTTAAATAGTATAATCATACCCTTAAGTATAACAAAGATAGGTCTATAAAAGATGGTAAGTATTAAAGCCCTTAACCTTTTCTTTACTATTCACAATCTTATCCAAAACAAGACACAAGGCTGTGCAGTAACTACGTTTATAGAAACATTAGGAACAGGGCTGTTCACAAGTTATCC
It encodes the following:
- a CDS encoding YebC/PmpR family DNA-binding transcriptional regulator — its product is MGRKWENIKMKKAQTDGAAAKVNSKYGIEIYVAAKQGGSIDPEANSNLKFVIDRAKQAQVPKHVIERALEKVSGSGDETFIEGRYEGFGPNGSLIIVDTLTSNVNRTATNVRTEFNKNGGTYGAAGSVSYLFDETGVIVFEGNDADSILETLLDADVDVRDAEQQDDQIVVYTEPSDLHRTIEVLRQSGVSEFSTTEISMLPQAEMALEGDDLATFEKLIDVLESDEDVQTVHHNVAL
- a CDS encoding rRNA large subunit pseudouridine synthase E yields the protein MIILFNKPYNVLTKFTDPDGRPTLADYIDIPRVYAAGRLDMDSEGLLLLTDSGKLNHDLTDPENKAYKTYVVQVEGIPTKAQLKALEQGIELKDGMTLPAKVKRIPYPKWLWEREKPIRVRQNQPTSFLQIKIKEGRNRQVRRMTAAVGIPTLRLIRTHIDAYHIGDLKPGMYRVIK